The Caldicellulosiruptor changbaiensis genome has a segment encoding these proteins:
- a CDS encoding [Fe-Fe] hydrogenase large subunit C-terminal domain-containing protein, which yields MPFNLHSIMLDREKCRGCTNCIKKCPTEAIRVRSSKARIIDQRCIDCGECIRTCPYHAKYAVTNSLDDIKKYEYKVALPAPSFYAQFETDDINKLLHALLEIGFDDIFEVAKAAEIVTEFTKEFISKKRDKRPIISSACPAVVRLIQTKFPDLIDNILPLASPMEVAAHLAKKRINRQKGIEIDRIGAFFISPCAAKMTYVNLPLGFERSYVDGVIAIKDIYGLVRSKLKSMNDVEPISISSGKGIGWAASGGESLALGIDEYVNVDGIHNVIKVLEEIENGRLNNIVYFEGLACSGGCVGGPLTVENPYVAKNRIKKWSSKLADKAQILEENTRKIVNDLGIKMEDLLFRKELEANPVLELDSDIEEAMKKYERVNEILKILPGLDCGACGSPTCKTLAEDIVRGLANDTDCIFILRENIKELANKMVELSNKLPPSLERDEE from the coding sequence ATGCCTTTTAATCTGCATTCGATAATGCTTGACAGAGAGAAGTGCAGAGGGTGTACAAATTGTATTAAAAAGTGTCCAACAGAAGCAATAAGAGTGAGAAGTTCAAAAGCCAGAATTATCGATCAAAGATGTATAGACTGTGGTGAGTGTATACGAACATGCCCGTATCACGCAAAATATGCTGTAACAAATAGTTTAGATGATATAAAAAAATACGAATATAAAGTTGCTCTACCAGCACCCTCATTTTATGCTCAATTTGAAACAGATGATATCAATAAACTATTACATGCATTGTTAGAAATAGGATTTGACGACATATTTGAAGTGGCAAAAGCAGCAGAGATTGTGACAGAGTTCACAAAGGAGTTTATTTCAAAAAAGAGAGATAAAAGACCCATAATTTCTTCTGCCTGCCCAGCAGTGGTAAGGCTTATCCAGACAAAATTCCCAGATTTGATTGATAATATCCTCCCACTTGCTTCTCCAATGGAGGTTGCTGCCCACCTCGCAAAAAAGAGAATAAACAGGCAAAAAGGCATTGAGATAGACAGAATAGGTGCTTTTTTCATCTCACCTTGTGCAGCAAAGATGACTTACGTAAACTTGCCACTTGGGTTTGAAAGGTCATATGTAGATGGAGTAATTGCTATCAAGGATATTTATGGGCTTGTTAGAAGTAAGTTGAAAAGTATGAATGATGTAGAACCTATTTCTATTTCATCCGGCAAAGGGATTGGATGGGCAGCATCTGGTGGAGAGAGTTTAGCCTTGGGAATTGATGAGTATGTAAATGTGGATGGGATTCATAATGTTATAAAGGTTTTGGAAGAGATTGAGAATGGAAGGCTGAATAATATTGTTTACTTTGAAGGACTTGCATGCAGTGGGGGTTGTGTGGGTGGACCGTTGACGGTAGAAAATCCGTATGTTGCTAAGAATAGAATCAAAAAGTGGTCTTCTAAACTTGCAGACAAAGCCCAAATATTAGAAGAAAATACTCGAAAAATTGTCAATGACCTTGGAATAAAGATGGAAGACCTTTTGTTTAGAAAAGAATTGGAGGCAAACCCTGTATTAGAGCTTGATTCTGATATAGAAGAGGCTATGAAAAAGTATGAGAGGGTAAATGAGATATTAAAGATTTTGCCTGGTTTGGATTGTGGTGCCTGTGGTTCTCCAACATGCAAAACCCTCGCAGAGGACATAGTCAGAGGTTTGGCAAACGATACAGATTGTATCTTTATCCTTCGTGAAAATATTAAAGAGCTTGCAAATAAAATGGTTGAGCTTTCAAATAAACTACCACCATCACTTGAAAGGGATGAAGAATAA